The region CCGAGCCTGGTCGCTGGCGCGGAAAGATAAACGGGGCCGCGTTTTATCTGTCGCTGCGCCTTCACCTTTGACCTATTGATGCGTGACCTCGGTGTCGCAAAGCTACGAAACACATCGCAAACATCGGCAATGAAGTCAAGAGTAACGTATGGATACAGCTGTCACGTCGACCCTAAACGTGTCGCGGGATTCTAGAACTCTTGGGCGTTTGGTTCGCCTTTGTATGGTGCATGCTGGCAGCACACACACTGGACCCACCTACAGCTATATCGAATCAAAAAATACATCCTCAAATCTTGACTCACACCATTCCTCTACTActtcttctttcttcttACACAAAACTCGGTTTTCTTCGCCGCCGTGAACACACAAACTTAGCAAAATCCTCACACGAATCCAATCACCTTCTCCATGGCGCACGAGGCCGTCTCAGTAGGCTACTGCTTTCGTCGTCTTCCCCGCCCACCGGCATGCCAAACGGTCCTTGTCTCATATGAAATCAGCCTCGTGGAGCCTCGCCCTTCTACCTGCGTGTAGTCTAGAAAACTCATTGGCTTCTCTTCCAGTTGCCTCGTACAAACGTACGCTAGCGAAGTCCACATTGGGTTTCACGCTATCCTCGCTTGGAAAGCGGGAGACGGGAGACGGGATGTCTCACACTCTTGGCGATTTCATCGACAGTTTCAAACCACCATCCTGACGAGACAAGGATTATTCGCACAGTGCGCATTCGGTTTTCCTGGTTTCCGCAAGCCCGTGTGACACGCATACGAGTCCTGGTCAGCCGTCCCGGAGCACGTCAACGTAAAAGTGCAAAACGCGACAGCGGCAACAGTTCCGTGTTGGATGAAATGCTTGGCACGTATATACTCTTCTAGCCGCGAGGCTGCAGCCTTTGGTTCCTCAGCTGCGCTCATTCTTTCTTCTTAATAACTATTTTCACACTGACCAGGCGTCAAGTATTCATTATACCAACATGATGGAGCCACAGCACTACTACGCAGACGTAAAGGACCAACACCATGACGACGACTCATCAACCGAGGTGGAATCATTAGTTGGAGGAAAACAATGGCAAGCTGGCGATTACCATAACAGAGCACCACCGTCAAGAGGGAACGTAATGTGTCTGCGGGCGGTAGCTGCGTTGAAATGGGTTCTTGTAATTGGACTACAACTCATCATCATCGGGCTATTGGCAAGAGACCAAGGACTGCTACAATCTTCGCTTGGAAGGACGCCCTCAACCAGCGAACACGATGTTGGTGGAGACATCACAGGGTGGTCACCTCATCGTACGAATCCGCACACCACTTCAAACCCCAACACAAAACTAACACAACCGCATCCAGTTCCTACAACAATCACCCAATTCAAGATCAACCAGACCTTTGCCCCCTATAACACATCCGAGTTCTTCAAGCCCGAAGTCCTCCAAGCATGGAACGAACTCATGCCCAGTAAGCCCACCCCACCCCACCCATCACTCCCCCTCCACTAACCCCCCCACCAGTCGGCATGGGTTTCCAATCGATCCCCAACCCCGAAGACTACAACAACCTCCCCACACCCATAACCTGGCCCAACGCCACCGTCTACACAACATCAATGACGCACCAACTGCACTGCCTCTACGCCGTCGTCGCCGTCTACTCAGGTATGACGTCCGGCCACACCCTCGAAGACGACCACCACTGGCACATGATTCACTGCTTCGACTACATGCGTCAGGCCATCATGTGCAGTGCGGATATGGCGCTGGAAGGGTTGGAAACTACGTTCCCAGATCATAATGGGGGGAGCGATGGGTGGGATAGTAGACATGTTTGTAAGGATCCTAAGGCGGTGAGGGAGAGGTTGGAGAGTGTGAGGGCGTACGATGATCAGCTGATTTTTTAGTTGTTCGTTGCGCTGAGGCTGGTGTTGAGCGCTATAGTTAGATTTGGCGGTCATATACTCTAGCTCCCCTATGTCCTCTTTGTGTATACGTGTATAAATAAACCTTGTTATTATACAGCCAGCTGGCTTTGGCGCTCTGCAACGTTGTTCTGATCAGCTTGGCTTTTCGACTACTTACCCACGCGTTTGAAACTTGTGACAAATTCAGACTGGAAACTTTGTTCCGGTTTTTTTCTCTTTCAGACTTTGGCATTGCACGCGCAAAAACAAATGCTGAAACAGAGGGTTACTGGATGTGTTTATGCTGTGGACTCGTTCGGCTGAGGAGGCGGAGAGCTGGGGGGTACTATTATGTTACTGGTAAGTTGGAGGAATGTTCTATgacctacctacctacctaccttACACCCCCCTCACACCTCCCCTTACACCTCCCCCACCCTAGCATCCCCTCCTAAAATACCATATCCACTTACCCGCCCCCCTCTCACCAAGAAAATATCAGCATCTCCGCTTCACGCACACCTTACAGCAGAAATTGATTACATCCATGGATATTTGCATCTACCGATGCCAACCAAATTTACGTTGAAAAGGGAACTTTCCGCGCGCGCGGAGATCACGAACGATACGCATATATAGATGGAGGGAGAAAAGAGTGGTTTGGGAGGTTGGCGGGTGTATGGGTGCCGCAGGTAGCTGTACGGTACGGTACGGGTATTTATTTAGTCGAGTGGGAATGTGACTGTGTACCGTGCGATTTATGGTACATCTAAAACTTGCGATCCTAGCAAGGTCCCAAGAGATGGGTACAAGGCGAGTAGACAGGCAGATTCCCTGCTCGGAACAGGTTCATGGTCGCCCCATTATTGGTACCAACCGGCGTTTGTTCATCTTCAGCGATATGGATGTTTTTTCTGCAGAGTGTTCGGGGGTGTTTCTTGCACAGGGCGTGTGGTGTATGGTACCCCGACGTACCCCGACGAGGTGTCCAAAACTACCGCAGCAAGAAGGACTGCAAAAGATTACATCGACGCAGCGAATCTGCGCATCGAAGAGAAGCTCTAGCCTATATGGTACCCTCGGCATATGGAGCTGTGGTCATAAGGGCCTGGAAAGATACCCCCTTCCTACCAATCCAGGGGGAAAAAGATGAGACAAATTACCATTTTAGCAGCAAAAACGTGGACGCGATCAGTATAATCACGGTACAAGTGTAATTATGCTCGTATAAGTCTTTCAAAAGTACAGTACCGATACGCGCTACTGCAAAGATGATTACGTCTTGTCTATCGTCTTTTTACGGCTGTCACGCTGCTTTAACTGCCAGGAAAAGGGTTTACGGCTACGCTGCCGTGAGGGACTACATGCTGCTGCCCTGCGTAAGTGGTCTCAGGGTAGGTACTTTCACTTCAGATGCGCTATCAGATGCACTATCAGACACCCAACCAGGACGGCTAAAAGTATACCCCTCATCCCTCCTGAGACTTCCCATACGTAACCAAACACACTATCCCTCTCGTAAAAACCAGGGTAACCTCCAGCGCGATCACCCATCGTTCTGATAATCCAATCCTAAAGCCGGAATCACCATCTGCGCACCTGCATATATCTCTACCAACTTGGACAAGCGGTCTAACTACTGTAGCGTGACGTGGCGTCTTCTACATGCCCTATGTACAAGCACTTTTCTCATGCATGTTCAAGTGCCAGATAGTAATGCCGTGTAAGCTGCATGTGAAGCTAGGGGAAAGGAACGGAACGGAGCTATTGAAAAGGACCCCTTACGACCGGATGGTGAACCCTTGAATGCAATCCTGATAGCCTGATGGCCTGAATTGCGTACTTGATCTTTTCGGACCCCGTAAAGCCCATCTCGAACATTACAGTAATGGAACGGTTGCGATCAGCAGGTCAGTCCGGAGACTTGCCTGCAATGAGAATAGTTCAGAGACAGCTCCTCATGCTAATATTTACTACAAACTCCAGCCCAACCATTCCAGTGGCTGAAAAGCGGCCGGGAACAATTCTTTTCTAAGGGTCCACTACACTGGCAAAAGGGTATCACATCGAACACTAAGTCATCGCGTCTACAACGTGCGTGATACCCTGCATTCAACAAAAAAAAACCACGTGCCTCGTCGAATGGCAGCGCTTTGATGCCGCACGTTAACGCATCGGCAAACCGATAGAATCTTAGATCGCGACGCGGTATGCAAGATCGTGTCTCCATGCACATGCGGCCCCGATACGCCCTGCTTCCATGGTGGGATAGTTTTGATTGCAAATGATTTTGCATATGGA is a window of Pyrenophora tritici-repentis strain M4 chromosome 2, whole genome shotgun sequence DNA encoding:
- a CDS encoding DUF3328 domain containing protein, producing MMEPQHYYADVKDQHHDDDSSTEVESLVGGKQWQAGDYHNRAPPSRGNVMCLRAVAALKWVLVIGLQLIIIGLLARDQGLLQSSLGRTPSTSEHDVGGDITGWSPHLPTTITQFKINQTFAPYNTSEFFKPEVLQAWNELMPIGMGFQSIPNPEDYNNLPTPITWPNATVYTTSMTHQLHCLYAVVAVYSGMTSGHTLEDDHHWHMIHCFDYMRQAIMCSADMALEGLETTFPDHNGGSDGWDSRHVCKDPKAVRERLESVRAYDDQLIF